One Nicotiana tomentosiformis chromosome 4, ASM39032v3, whole genome shotgun sequence genomic window carries:
- the LOC138909346 gene encoding uncharacterized protein, whose translation MAYKLALPSSLAATRPVFHVSILRKYHGDPSHVLDFSSVQLDKDLSYVKEPVVILDSRVQKLRLKNIASVKVQWRGQPVKEVTWETEHDMCSRYPHLFTTSGMSLY comes from the coding sequence atggcctacaagcttgcactgccATCTAGCCTAGCTGCAACTcgtccagtattccatgtttctattctccgaaagtatcacggtgatccgtctcatgtgttagatttcagctcagtccagttggacaaggatttgtcttatgtgaAGGAGCCGGTGGTCATTTTGGACAGTCGGGTCCAAAAGTTGAGgttgaagaacattgcttcagtgaaggttcagtggaggggtcaaccagtcaaggaggtgacctgggagaccgagcatgatatgtgtagccgttatcctcatcttttcactactTCGGGTATGTCTCTGTACTAG